The Kineococcus endophyticus genome has a window encoding:
- a CDS encoding oligosaccharide flippase family protein, with the protein MGRSAGAKLLVMGVSGLVSIVSIRLVLGHYGVEAYAQYGLLVSIAALLPFADLGMGAAVLNSVAGSDDPARDDHVRRTLVGVYRVVALSGLLLAAVGVLVTLAGGWPVLLGDGLLPGSGPAAALACVVLFCLTLPLAVGQRILTALGRNHVRILVQGLASPIFATTVAVLVLTGGGRGGGYLAAFSYAGGALIAAVGSVVAFRSLPGLARRVLHDVWRVRSVRGAPVLGVAGPWLVLTLALPVAMQTDRLLLSHLSTPTDLAEYGLGFSLFSLLSQTVSAAGVALWPVFARARSTGEVRSPFGMAAAFGVGAAFAAAVLALLLPWVVPVVSDGAVRLDGWLTGGLVALVVVQAANYPLGMYMTDAAGLRFQVPPVLLMVPLNLGLSWWLTLQVGAGGPVVGSAVAVALCQLAPGVFYVGRDLRRRRASRAELLPLP; encoded by the coding sequence GTGGGTCGCAGCGCCGGCGCCAAGCTCCTGGTCATGGGGGTCTCGGGCCTCGTCTCGATCGTCTCGATCCGCCTCGTGCTCGGGCACTACGGCGTGGAGGCGTACGCCCAGTACGGCCTGCTGGTCTCGATCGCCGCGCTGCTGCCGTTCGCCGACCTCGGCATGGGCGCGGCCGTCCTCAACAGCGTCGCGGGCTCGGACGACCCCGCCCGGGACGACCACGTGCGGCGCACCCTGGTCGGCGTCTACCGCGTCGTCGCGCTCTCGGGTCTCCTGCTCGCCGCGGTCGGCGTCCTCGTCACGCTCGCCGGCGGCTGGCCCGTCCTCCTGGGGGACGGGCTGCTGCCGGGGTCCGGGCCCGCGGCGGCCCTGGCCTGCGTCGTCCTGTTCTGCCTGACGCTGCCGCTCGCGGTGGGCCAGCGGATCCTCACGGCCCTAGGCCGCAACCACGTGCGCATCCTCGTCCAGGGCCTGGCCTCGCCGATCTTCGCGACGACCGTCGCCGTCCTCGTCCTCACCGGAGGAGGTCGCGGGGGCGGGTACCTCGCGGCCTTCTCCTACGCCGGCGGCGCGCTCATCGCCGCCGTCGGCTCCGTCGTCGCGTTCCGCTCCCTGCCCGGGCTGGCCCGCCGCGTCCTCCACGACGTGTGGCGCGTCCGGTCCGTCCGCGGCGCGCCCGTCCTCGGCGTGGCCGGCCCCTGGCTCGTCCTGACCCTGGCGCTGCCGGTGGCCATGCAGACCGACCGCCTCCTGCTCAGCCACCTGTCGACCCCGACCGACCTCGCCGAGTACGGCCTGGGGTTCTCGCTGTTCTCCCTGCTGTCCCAGACGGTCAGCGCGGCCGGGGTCGCGCTCTGGCCGGTCTTCGCGCGCGCCCGCAGCACCGGGGAGGTCCGGTCCCCGTTCGGGATGGCCGCCGCCTTCGGGGTGGGCGCGGCGTTCGCCGCCGCCGTCCTGGCGCTGCTGCTGCCCTGGGTCGTCCCGGTCGTCAGCGACGGGGCCGTCCGGCTCGACGGGTGGCTCACCGGTGGGCTCGTGGCGCTCGTCGTGGTGCAGGCGGCGAACTACCCGCTGGGGATGTACATGACCGACGCCGCGGGCCTGCGCTTCCAGGTGCCGCCCGTGCTGCTCATGGTCCCGCTCAACCTCGGCCTGTCCTGGTGGCTGACGCTGCAGGTGGGCGCCGGGGGGCCCGTCGTCGGGTCGGCCGTCGCGGTCGCCCTGTGCCAGCTGGCCCCCGGCGTCTTCTACGTCGGGCGGGACCTGCGGCGGCGCAGGGCCTCCCGGGCGGAGCTGCTGCCGCTACCGTGA
- a CDS encoding Wzz/FepE/Etk N-terminal domain-containing protein: MDLFAYLALLRRSWLALLLCFAVGGTLGYGASFRTEPQYRATASVYLSPGQGQSIGELAQGSSYTRSLVQSYVRLATTPTVLQPVVDQLGLDTTPGDLADRVSVESQQDTVLLDITAVAGSGASAAAIANAVGDQLADATESLSPRGTTAIEVTTVTPATAPRVPFSPDRRLDAGIGAVLGLLLVVGFVVAREVLDTRVRDADDVLDVSDVPVLAAVPPRDAVRRRGRTRRQRGSGRAAARGDRTQAVRRLRANLRFLAADGSAQQVVLASAAGDGAPDLALELARAVADHETRVLLLEADLRSPVLARTLGLGSGPGLVDVLVDGLPVAAALRRSELDGPAVLPAGTLRGELAEAMAETTDQLVGSAALQRILADLRTQFDVVLITAPPVLEATDAAVLAARVDGVALVAESPATRRRELAEALRDLEMVRATVLGVVLDHSRRRGHRSGRTRRTTDLATPTVRLDPPGSLDAPTERPRVRSGRR, translated from the coding sequence GTGGACCTGTTCGCGTACCTCGCACTGCTGCGACGGTCCTGGCTGGCGCTGCTGCTGTGCTTCGCCGTCGGCGGGACCCTGGGCTACGGCGCGAGCTTCCGCACCGAACCGCAGTACCGGGCGACCGCGAGCGTCTACCTCTCCCCCGGCCAGGGGCAGTCGATCGGCGAGCTCGCGCAGGGGTCCTCCTACACGCGCAGCCTCGTCCAGTCCTACGTCCGCCTGGCCACGACACCGACGGTCCTGCAGCCCGTCGTCGACCAGCTCGGGCTCGACACCACGCCCGGCGACCTCGCCGACCGGGTCAGCGTGGAGTCCCAGCAGGACACCGTGCTCCTCGACATCACGGCCGTCGCCGGCAGCGGCGCGTCCGCGGCCGCCATCGCCAACGCCGTCGGGGACCAGCTCGCCGACGCCACGGAGTCGCTGTCCCCGCGCGGGACCACCGCCATCGAGGTGACGACGGTGACCCCGGCCACCGCCCCGCGAGTGCCGTTCTCGCCGGACCGCCGGCTGGACGCCGGGATCGGCGCGGTCCTGGGCCTGCTGCTCGTCGTCGGGTTCGTCGTGGCGCGCGAGGTCCTCGACACCCGCGTCCGCGACGCCGACGACGTCCTCGACGTCAGCGACGTGCCCGTCCTGGCGGCCGTCCCGCCCCGCGACGCGGTGCGCCGGCGCGGCAGGACCCGCCGGCAGCGGGGTTCTGGGCGCGCTGCGGCCCGCGGGGACCGGACGCAGGCCGTCCGGCGGCTGCGGGCCAACCTGCGCTTCCTCGCCGCCGACGGGTCGGCGCAGCAGGTCGTCCTGGCCTCCGCGGCCGGGGACGGGGCACCGGACCTGGCGCTGGAGCTGGCGCGGGCGGTGGCCGACCACGAGACGCGGGTGCTGCTGCTCGAGGCCGACCTGCGCTCGCCGGTGCTGGCCCGCACGCTGGGGCTCGGCTCCGGGCCCGGGCTCGTCGACGTCCTCGTCGACGGGCTGCCGGTCGCCGCCGCCCTGCGCCGCAGCGAGCTCGACGGACCGGCTGTGCTGCCGGCGGGCACCCTGCGCGGGGAACTGGCCGAGGCGATGGCCGAGACCACCGACCAGCTCGTCGGGTCGGCTGCGCTGCAGCGGATCCTCGCCGACCTGCGGACCCAGTTCGACGTCGTCCTCATCACCGCGCCGCCCGTCCTGGAGGCCACCGACGCCGCCGTGCTGGCGGCCCGGGTGGACGGGGTCGCCCTGGTCGCCGAGAGCCCGGCCACCCGCCGCCGTGAGCTGGCCGAGGCGCTGCGCGACCTGGAGATGGTGCGGGCCACCGTCCTCGGCGTCGTCCTGGACCACTCGCGACGGCGCGGGCACCGGTCCGGTCGCACCCGCCGGACGACCGACCTCGCGACCCCCACCGTGCGCCTGGACCCGCCGGGCTCCCTGGACGCCCCGACCGAGCGGCCCCGGGTCCGGTCCGGCCGCCGGTGA